The Haloarcula sp. H-GB4 genome segment CGTCTCTGAGGTCGCGTCGACGATAGCCTGCTGGTTGTCGAGCACCGTCTCTAAGTCAGTGAGCGCCTGCTGAATCGCGCCCGTCGTCTCTTCGACGTTCTCGGCGGTGCTGTCGGCCATCTCGCGGACCTCCCCGACGATTCGCTCGACCTCGTCGGCGTGCTGTTTCGACTCGTCGGCCAGCTCTTTGATTTCGTCGGCAACGACCGCGAACCCGTCACTGTCGCTGTTGCTTCGCGCGGCTTCGATGTTGGCGTTCAGCGCCAGCATATTCGTCTGGTCCGCGATGTCGTTGATGACCTCGACGAACTCATCGATCTCCTCGATATGGCCCCGGAGTTCTGTCGAGTCCGACGCGACCTGTTCGGCGGACTCCGTCGCATCCTCGACGCGTTCGATTGTTTCCTCGGCCGTCTCGACGGATTCCTCGGCGAGTTCCCTGGCCTCACCGCTTTGGCTGCTCACTTCCTCGGCGCTGGAGGCGATTTCCTCGACGGTCGCGCTGAACCCGGAGACTTCGGACTGGACCTCATCGAGGTTGTCGGACTGCTCGCCAGCCATCTCCTTGATTTCGTCGGACTGCTCGGTAACGGCGGCGGCGGAGTCGCCGATTTCGCCGACCGCTGACTCGACGTCTGTCGCCATCTGTGACTGGAGGTTCTGGAGCGCCTCACGCTGTTCGACGATCTCACTGAAATCGATCAGTAGCTCCAGCGCACCGATAGCATTGCCGCCAGGACCCATTAGCGGAATTGCTACCGCCCGCGCGTGTGCCATCGTCCCGTCAGGTCGCTCGGCCGAGCGGAACTCGCTTTCGCGGACTGGCTCTCCCGTTCTGATGACCTCCTGAGCAAGCGTCTCGTCCTGTCCCTCTGTGCCGAACACGTCGTATGCGTTCATCCCGACCGCCTTGCTCGCCGGCAGTCCGAGCATACGTTCAACCGTATCGTTCCAGTGTGTGATGTCGCCGTCCGCATCGACCACGAACGCCGCTTCCGGTAAGTCCTCGACGAGTGATTCGAACGTGTGGAGCCAGAAATCTCCGCTGTCGTCGACGGACTCCGGTAGCAGACCGTCTTCAGATGCAGTTTTTGCCATTGTAAGAACTATCTTAGAAACTAATATACGGTTTTCGACCGATTACATCAGTTGATAACTGGATTGAGCGAATCTCAGCAGGAGCGAAGCCACAGCCCGACCAGTATAGCGGCGCTCCTGCATACCACAACGACCGGGATAAACACGGATTCCCGACTCAATCTTAAACAACTGCCAGTCTGGCGGTCCGATGCAAGCAACAACACGGCCGGAACGCTGCCAGGGACCGATATCCTGCCTGTAGCAACCCGGTTTCGGCAGGCCTATACCGCCCGAGTTCATACGTTTTGTTGATGAGTATCGAGACCGATACCGCCGCTGACATCGACGGTGACCACGTCGAAGCGCTCGCTACAGAGTTCGGCGAAGCGATCGCCGAACTACCGGTGTACCAGCGATTCAAGGAGACGAAAGACGCCGTCGAGAACCACGACGAGGCGCAGGCGGCCATCCAAGAGTTCGAGCAGATTCGCGAGGAGTTCATGCTCGCCCGCCAGACTGGTAACGCTTCTCAGGAGGACCTCCGGAAGGTCCAGCAGAAGCAGGAGGAACTTCACGACATCCCGGTAATGAGTGATTATCTGGAGGCCCAGAACGAACTCGAACTGCGCCTGCAGGAACTCAACGAGATCGTGTCCGAGGAACTGGCCGTGGACTTCGGCCAGAAAGCCGGCGGTTGCTGCGAGGACTGACCCTCGTATTTCTCGCGGTCGTACTTTTCGCCGACTCTGGAGCCGCCGGTCGAGGCTGCCGATGCCGCCGACAGCTATCATCAGTCAGCGACACATCCGGTAGACTGGGCGGTTACCCTTCGACTTCGGTTTTCACCACGACCGCTGGTCGTTCGCTTAGCCTGAGCACCTTGTCCGTGATGCTACCGAGGAGACTGCGGTACTCCGCTGGCCGCCGCTTCGTCCCAAGCACAAGCAGATCGACATCCGCCTCATCGGCGGTTTCGATGATGGATTCGGCCGGCCGTCCGTGTTTCAGGGTCGTCGTTACGTCAACGCCGGACGCCTCCGCGTCGGCCTGTATCCGGGCCAGCGTCTCCTGACCCGTTTCTTCGAGGCCGTGCTCGGGCCCTTCGGATTCGTCGACGTATTCGTCACCGCTGTAGGCCGTGTACACGTCCTCGTCAACGACATACAGCACGTGGAGGGCCGCACCATGTTCTGCTGCGAGGGCAATCGCGTGGGACTCGGCGTTGGTTGAAGCTTCTGTCCCATCCGAGGCGAGGAGGATGTGATCGTACATACAGGTTATATTTCTCGCAGTTGGGAAATAAACCGAGGGCTCCGTTCTCAGATAGCGAGAGGCGCCACGATCACGAAACGCCACAGGTGACCGTAGAACTGGGTCCGAATTGCAGCCGAAGTATCCGCACAGCAGCCAGCGACCGACGGTCCGGCGTCTTCGAAACATCTTAGCGACCAGGCGTGGCATCTCTCGACATGACAGTCGAATCTGACTGGGATGACTGGCTCCCGCGTGCGGTGGAGTCAGCGACGCCTGACGGACTGGCAATCTGGTATCTGGGCTGTAACGGCTTCATCGTGAAATCGAGCGGCGGGACGACCGTCTTCATCGATCCGTATCTCGGCATTGGCGACCCGCCGCGAACCGTCCGGATGATCCCGGTCCCGTTCAACCCCGAGGACATCACCGAATGCGACGCGGTTCTGGGCACTCATGAGCATACCGACCACGTCCACGGACCGTCACAGGTCCCGATTCTCGCTGGGACGGGCGCGGACTACTACACGACTGACAGCGGTCACGACGTTATCCAAGAGGAGGCGTGGCTGGAGAACGACAGTGTCACCGACGACCAGCTCCACGAAGTCGCGGACGGGGACACGCTCGAAATCGGCGACCTGACAATTCACGTCGAACCTGCCAATGACCCCGACGCTGAGCACCCGGTGTCGTACGTGTTCGAACACGACTCCGGCACGTTCTTCCACGGCGGCGACGCCCGCCCCGGCGAGTTCGAGTCTGTCGGCGAACGTTACGATATCGACGTCGGCGTTCTCGCGTTCGGGACGGTCGGGCTGATCGACGACAAGGAGACCGGCGAACCCACGCGAACCCAGTGGTACAACGACGAGAACATGATTATCGAAGCCGCGAACGAACTCCAACTGGACACCCTCATCCCGACCCACTGGGATATGTGGAAGGGGATGACGACGGAGCCAACCGTCCTGCACAACCACGCCAACAGCTTCGCGTATCCTTCGGCACTTTCAATCGTTGAAATCGGCGACCGGTACGACCTAGACTGAAAGCGGTCTGCCAGTGCCGCGCGGACGGATCGTCTATCTCTCTGCCCTCACGCTCTGTTCGTGTTACTGAGGTTACGTCTGTAGAATTATATTAACTACTACAGTATAGAAAAAAGGTGTAAATGTTGGTCAGGTACGTACCTTTAATACTATTGCTGAGACCATACAGACCATGAGCAATTCGCAAGCCTACGACGAAGTCACTGTCGCTGCCGATGGCGTGACAGTGACCAAGCGGTTCGAAGCGGACGAGTTCCCCGTGCCCGCGATAGCGTTTAATCTCACTTCGCGACGGTCCGTCCCGGTGACAGTCAGACTGGTCGACACTGTTCCAGACGACGTAGCAGTCGAGGATCTGGGCTTCCATCCCGAGTACGGCAGTGAGTACTGGGACATCAACGAAGACCGGATCGCCTTCGAGAAGGAACTCGAAGCCGAAGCCGACTACACGACCGTCTACGGCATCCGTGCGACGGGCACCGACGACGTCGAGAAGTTCCTGACGGAACCCGAAATCGAGAGTGTGGACCCGCCCCTGGACGAGGACGAGGAGGACCTCGTCGGTGGTGGCGACGAGGCTGTTCGGGATGTCATCGCCGGTGACGCCGACAGCGTTCCCGGTCTGGAAGACGATGACGACGAGGACATTGAGACGCTGGACCTCTCAGATCCGAACAACCCAGAATCAAGCGTCGAAGCCCCCGAAGAGAGCAACGCTGCGCCGGCAGATTCCGAGGTCCAATCCGGCGCTGTCGTCGCGACGATGGCACAGGAAATCCGCGACCAGAACGTCTCCCCCGAAGACGTGAAGCTCCTCAAGCGTGCGCTCGACGCCGTCTCCGAAGATGACAACGACAGTGACACCGGTGGCGTCAACGACGCTCGGATCCAGCGCATCCAGAGCGATGTCGCAGACCTCCGTGCGTACACCGATGCCCTCGAAGAGTTCCTCGAAGAGAACGGCACTGGCGAGGACATGATTCAGGAGTTCGGCGAGCGCCTCGACTCTTTCGAGGAGGCTCTGGAGGGTTTCCAGGACGAAGTCCAGTCGGCGACGGACACAGCCACTTCGGCCTCCGACCAGGTCGACGACCTTTCCGAGGAAGTCGAGAGCGTCGAAGGGCAGCTTGACGACCTCGAAGACGATATCGAAGCCGTCCGCGAGGAGATCGACGATGGAGAACTCGCTGACCGGATCGACGAAACCGAATCGGAGATCGAGGAGCTCAAACAGTGGCGCGAACAGCTGTCATCGGTTATCGGCGGCGGCGAATAACCGAACTCGTTTTACCGATCCCCCGTCTGTGCCTGCATAATGACGACGACGAGGGTGGCCGTTCCGCGCAAGGGCCGGCCTCTCGAAGCAGTACTGGAGCGACTCGCCGGACGCACGGGGACGACCGACCTGGCCGACGATATCATCTCGACGCTTCGCTACGAGAAGGCCGTCACCAAGGGCAATCAGGACGCGGTCGCCGATGTGTACCATCGCATTAGCGATTACTCCTCGCTCGATGCGCCATACGAGCCAGAATACACGCTGCTGCGGGACGACCGCGACGGGATGCCGCGACGGATCGTCTTCGACAGCGTCACCGTGCCGACCGAACACGGTGATGTCCAGCTGATCGGCCGCGAGGAACCGTTTCGGGCGCTCCGGACACACGAGTTTGCGCTCGGGTTCGACAGCGCCGACCTCGTACTCGAAGAAGTCGTTCAGCTCCGGGACGAACCGCTGACTGCTATCCACGAGATCAACGACCGCATCGATCCGCTGGACACGGATGTCCGGGTCGTGACCGGGCTAGGCGACACGGTGTACCACACGCTGCTGGCGACGCCGGAGGTTATGGACACACAGGACGGTCCCCTCGACCGGTCCTTCGTCACCAACTACGAGGGCGAACTCTGTATCTCACCGCGGTACGAACGGCTCGTCGAAGCCGTCCTCGGGACGAGCGCGCTCGATGGCGTCTCCTTTACCTATCCGACTGAGGGTGGCGAAGAGGAAGCAGACATCGCGGCGACCGGCCTCGGCGTCTACCTCACCGTCACGGGGTCGACCGCGCGCGACCATGGCCTTGAACTGGGCGAGCAGTTGTTCCCCAGTGAAACCGTACTTCTGGAAAACGCCCACGAGCGTACCGAGAGGACGAAACAGGTCGCCAGTCTGTTCGAGGAACCAGAAGAAACAGCGCTGCAGTCGGTCTAAAACCGTTTTCAGAGACGCCGCCGCTGGATGAGCTTCGCAGCGACGCCGACGGGTACAACGACCCACGCGACGAGCCCCGCGGCGACCATCGGCGTGGTCAGCCCGGCCTGTGTCAAGACGCTGCCGAAACCACCGGCGACCACGTCCACCTGTGAGAGCGCGAGCACGCGGAAGCAGTCCACTGGGTTGAGGAGTATCGCCACGGCGATAGCGCCGGATCCGAGATCGAACCCTGCGACAGCCCCCAGCGCGACGAGGTCGTGCAACAGCGCGACCCAGAGCCAGATGGCCAGTGTCGCACCGAGCGCGTGCGTCTTCGTCCGCGCAACCGTCGAGATCAGCACCGCCACGCCAAGCATCGCACAGGCGGTCAACACCGCAACAAGGGCGACCGCCGCGTACTGGCCGACGCTAGCGAGGCCGATGTAGCGGACGGTCAACAGCGCACCGGGAACGAAACCGAGTAACATCGCGCCGGACAGCACCGCCGCTCGGCCGATGGCAGTCCCGACGACGACACGGCCTTTCGTCACCGGAAGCGCGAGCATGAGTTCGAGCGAGCCGCGCTCGTCGGCACCGACGATGGCGTCGTAGCCGACCGCCAGCGCCGTCAGCGGCACAAGGTAGACGCCGAGTTCCGCGATGGTTGCAATGACTGCATCGAAGCGACCCGGGCCAACTGAACTCGCCCCGAACTGGACGACTGCGGTGGTAAAGAGGCCGAACAGCAGCGCCACGCCGAGTGCCCACCGGCTCCGGACGGCCAGCCGGTACTCTCGACGAGCGATGGTGAGTAGACTGCTGTCGGCAAGTCCTTCGAGCGCCGATCTGTCGGCCGCGTCCGTCGCCGTCTCCATCTCGGTTCCGCCGTCGTGCAACCGGGTGGCTGGCGCGTCGACTGCGACGACGCCGCCGTCGGGGGCAGGGTCCGTCGAGGAGTCGTCTTCGCTCATGCTGGCTCACCGCCTGAGTCCTCGGACGCTGTTTCCGAAGCCGATGCCGCCGCTGTGCTGTCGGAGCCAGAGTTGCCGCCGTCGTCCGCCTCGACGGCCTCGTGGAACGCGGCCTCAAGGCCGGGTTCCCGGACCTCGAAACGGTCGATGTCGTACCCCTCACCGACGGCGGTCAGCAGGTCGTAGGCCTCCGCTGGCGTGGTCCGTGCCGTCACGTCCGCGCCTGAACGACTGACGCTGGACACTGCCTCGTGGGTTTCGAAGTCGGTTGCCACATCGCTCGCAGCCGCCTCGGACGCAAGCGACAGCGCCAGCGTCACCTCGTCGGCGGCGGCGCGGCGAAGTTCTTCGACTGGGCCCGCAGTCGCCACCTGTCCGTCGGCGATGATGACCGCCTCCGAGCAGAGCCGCTGAATCTCCCCGAGCGCGTGCGAGGAGAAAACAATGGTCACGTCGGTCTCCGACGCCAGAGACTCCACGACCTCGTGGAATGCCCGGATACCGTTGGGGTCGAGCCCCGCGGTCGGTTCGTCGAGTATCAGTACGGCCGGTTCACCGACGAGCGCGGTGCCGAGGCCGAGCCGGCGGTTCATCCCGTTGGAGTAGCCGCCGACCCGGCGGTCCGCGGCGTCCGCGAGCCCGACGGTGTGCAGGATACGCTTGACGTGGTGGTCCCGGTTCTCGCGGGGCACCGAGCGCATCCGGGCGTGGAAACTGAGTATTTCGCGGCCGGTCAGGCTCGGCGGGAAGCCGGCATGCTCGGGGAGATAGCGCACTCGTTCGCGGACGGTGGTCCCGTCGGTGGGGTCCGCACCGGCGACGGAGATACTCCCCTCGTCCGGCCGGTTCAGCCCGGCGAGCATTTTGAACAGCGTCGTCTTGCCGGCTCCGTTCGTGCCAAACACGCCGAGGGTGGCCCCCTGCTCGACAGACAGACTCAGTCCGTCGAGCGCCTGCACGTCACCGTAGGCTTTCGATACGTCGTCGACGTCAATCACGTTCATAGTAGCTCCTCCAGTTCTCGTGGGGTGGTTCGGTGAGCGGGCGGGCATCGACGACGCCGGGCGACTTGACCACAGGCACGGACGACTCGGCCAGCCGAACGGCATCGAAGGCCGGGCTGCTGGCGAATACCCGCGCGGCGGGCTTTTCGGCAGTCACCTGCTGGACAGCCCCGGCCGGTTGATAGCGGGTGTCTCCGATGCCATCGTCATCGATGTCCGTTGGGTTCGCCCGGGACCAGTAGTTCCCGACGCTCTCGTTCCAGTGGACCTGGTCGCTCATCACCGCGAGCACCGGCCTGTTGTTGCGGATGAAACTGTTCTCGGTCACGGTGCCGTCGGTGCTCCCCGCAGCGATGTGGACGCCGATGTCGTTGCCGACGATGAGGTTGCCGACGATGCGGTTGCTGACGGAGTTGTAGACGAACAGCCCGTTCTCGTTGTCGACGAGGTGATTCCCGCGGATGTCCGTGTCGTCGATGCTTTTGACGAGGATGCCGTGACCGGACTGCCCGCTGTTGTTCACCGCGATATTGTCCTCGATGATGAGGTGTTTCGACACCATCAGCGCGTACCCGACGTCGTTGTCGAAAGCGGTGTTGTTCCGCAGGTGGCAGTCGTCGGAGTACATGTAGTGGACGCCGTACCGGAGGTCCCACATGGTGTTGCCGGTCGCGTTCACGTCCTTGGCCCAGTTGAAGTAGAGCCCGTCCCGAACAGTGGTGATGTCGTTGTTCCGGATGACGCTGTCCTCGGTCTTCCAGATCTGGATGCCATTGCCGCGCTTGGTCAACTGCGTAATCTCCTCGCGGCCGACGATGGTGTTGTTCCGGATGTCGGCGTCGTCGACCCCGTCAAGCCAGATGCCGAAGGTCATGCCGGTCACGCGGCTGTCACGGACAGTGACCTCGCTTGCGTTGACGAATATCGCGGCATCATTCGTCGCGGTGCTGTAGCCGCTGTTGCGGACCCAGAGATCCGATACGGTGACACCCTGTGCTTCGATGGCGAGAACGTCACCTTCCCCGTCGCCGTGCAGCAGCGCCGACCCGGGACCGCTCCCGGAGAGAGTGACGTTCGGCGTCGTGACGACGAGAGTCTCGTTAAAGCGACCGTCGAGCGTGACGGTATCGCCGGGGTCAGCGGCGTCAACCGCCGCCTGCGCGCTGTCGTACGTTTCGCCATCGACTGTCGCGGTGCCGTCGGCTGACGGGGCGATAAACGAGTCCGTATCTGGCACGTCGGGATCAAAGGCGAGGTCATCGTGGGTTCCGTCGGTCTCGCCGGCGCTGGCCATTCCGACAGCCATGACCGACAGCACGAGTAGGACCGCGGTCCCAACGGCGAACACTCGCTCGAAATCGTGGGACAGTGGGCTCATGAGTGAATTTCTGGTTGGTCAGACTCAGCCGCGGTGGTTGTCGGGCGGTGCGGGGCATCTTCCTCGTCGTCGGAGTCGCCGTCACGGTCCCGAACGGCGTCGGGAAGCCCGGTGGCCCTGTCGCGAATTCGGGCCGGGAGCTCGTTGAACGTCACTGCCTGATCGCGGTAGTAGTACGAAACCGCGAGCAGTCCAACGGCGGTGGCGGCCATGTACGCGCCGAGGCCGAACCGGGAGGCACTCGTGATGTTGGCGACCTGGTACTGGCCCCACAGAGGCGGTGTGAAGCCGGCAACGCCCATCACCGGTGCGCCGGGGTCGAGCGTGTGGCCGGCCTGCCAGAGCCGGTACTGGATGTCGGCCAGCATCACGGTGAACACCAGCACGGTGCCGCCGAACTGGTATTTCAGGCCGCGTTTGAGCTTCTTGACGGTCGGCGCGATAGCGACGAATACTGACAGCAGTGACACGCCGATGAACGCGACCGGCCCGAGCGCCCACTCGGGTACGTCGATGGCGTTCTCCTCAACGGGGAAGTTCGGCTCGACTAACACCGGGTCGGGGAAGTAGAACCCGACGTAGTGGTTCAGCCGCGCCATCTCGATGAAATCCCCGGTCAGGTGGGGGTAGGCGTACAGAGAGACGCGGAGCGTCGTGCTGGGGTACTGGACGGCGTCGACGCTGATGCGCCACATCGGGAACGCGAGCGCCGCGACGAACAGCGCTGCTGCTGCCACGGGGAGACCCCGCCGGATCTCACGGAAGTCGTCGATGGTGGGTCGTTGCATGGCTGAACACCTCCGAAGTGGGTTGTGTCGCTACCCCTCCGCCGGTTCGACAATCATCCGGCTGCGCATCTCCAGGTGTAGGGCGCTACAGAAGAACGTACAGTAGATCCAGTACACGCCGGGATCGTCAGCCGTGAACGTAACCTCACGAGTGTCCTGTGGCGCCACAGCGTAGTTGATGTCGTGCTCGGGGATGGCAACGCCGTGGATGATGTCCTGCACGCCCTCGATGTTGGTCGTGGACAGTTTCACTTCGTCGCCTTCCTGCACCGTGAAGTCCGGCAGGCCGTACTCCGAGCGCTTGGTCGTCATCTTGACGTGGACGCTGTTCTCACCCGTGCGCTCGACGCCGGAGTCTTCCTCGGTGATATAGGTCTCGTCGTAGTCGCTCTTGTCGTAGACCTTCTTGGCGTCGATCTTGTCCTTATGGGCGAACACGCAGTCGTGTGGCTCGGGATATGCCGGGTGGTCCGCGACCAGTTCCATCTCTTTTTCACCTTGCCCGATGTGTATGAGCTGGTCGTTATCGGGCATGATCGGACCGACCGGGAGGAACCGGTCTTTCGAGAGCTTGTTGAGGCTGATGAGCCATTCTCCGTCCGGGTCGGTCGTCATCGCCTCAAGCGCCTGAATGTGACCGGGGTTGTAGTGAACGTCCTGTTTCTCGATGATCGGGTCTTCGGACCCCTCCTCAGCCTCGACAGCGGCCTCGATGTCCCACTTGACCGCCTGGGAGTCGATGAATAGCGACGTGTAGGCGTGGCCGTTGCCGTCGAAAGTCGTGTGCAGCGGGCCGAGCCCGACACGCGGTCGTCCGGCGACAACCTCTTCGGGATCGGAGGAGTCGGCCAACGCGTTCAGGTCGAGCATGGTCACCGTCGGCGAGAGCTTCCCCGCGATGAAGGCGTAGTCGCCGTTCGGCCCGACCTCGACACAGTGAGGGCTTTTCGGCGTCGGAATGTACTTCACGATAGGGCGGTCGCCCTGATTGAGTGAGCTTCCCTGCGTGCCGTCGATGACGGGGATGCCGTTGACTTCCTCGTAGTTGCCGTTCTCGACGGCCTGCTCGATGGCCGGGATGTCGAAGGCCTTGACGTTATCCCGGTCGTCCTTCGTCATGCCCTGAATGTCGGTAGCCTCCTCGCTATTGTATGCCGAGGAGATGGCCCACCGACCCTCTTTGCCGGTGTCGACGATATCGAGATTACCGTCGACCTTGACCTGCCACTGGGTCTCCATTGACTCGGGGTCAACGGCGACGAACAGCGACGTGTAGTTGTCCGGGTTCTTCACGTCGGTCCCGTCGTTGGGTAGCGGCGCGCGGAACTCGCCGTTGCCCAGCACGTACTTGGTGTCCGGGGAGAGGACGGTACAGCCGTGGATGGCCTGCATGTTCGGGACGTCAGTGATCGCGTCTGTCTCGAAGTACGTGAGGTTCACGCGGGCGATGCGACCGTTGGCCTTGTCGTTGACGTACAGATACTCGCCGTCGTAGTCGCCGTCCGTCTCCGAGAGGTTCGGGTGATGGTTGTCACCCCAGCTATACCCGCCGCCCTCTTCGAGCAGCTCTTTCGTGTCATCGGTGAAGCCATAGCCCGACGCACAGTCGGTGTTGAACACCGGAATGCGGGTGAGCTCGCGCATCGACGGGATGCCAATGACCCGCAGTTCGCCGGAATGTCCGCCCGACCAGAAGCCGTAGTACTCGTCGTGTTCGCCGGGTTCGACCGTGTGGCTCGCGCCGCTGCCCGATGGTGTCGACTGGCTGCCAGCGCTGCCACCGCCACCAGTCAGCGCCGAACACCCGGCGACCGACCCCATCGCACCGGCGGCGACGCCGGCTTTCATGAAGTCCCGGCGACCGAGCGAGAGCCCGGGCAGTCCCAGCGAGATGTCGTCGTCTTCAGCCGTTTCATCAGGGGACTCGACCTCCGCCAGAACAGAGTCAAGCGTTTCTTCGTACTCTTCGAGAACCTCGTTCGGGTCGCGGGGGGTTTCGTTCTTACTCATATCAGACCACCTTGATTGTGCCGGCCATCCCGTTCATCTCGTGGGGAATGCAGTAGTACTCGTACGTGCCCGTCGTCTCCAGCGTGACCTCGTAGCTCTCGCCTTTCGGGACGTTGCCCTCCTGGCCATTGCTGTACCCGTCTTTCGCGGCCTGTTCGGAGTCGAACTCACCGGACGCGAAGTAGTCCGCGCCGTCGGGGATCTTGTTTTCGTAGGCCGTCACCGTGTGACCGATGCTGCCGACGTTCTCGAATGTGACCGTCGTCCCAGCCTCGACCTGAATTTTCTTCGGCTCGTATGCCAGTTCGTCCGTCATTTCGACGGTGCTCGTCTCGGTCCACTCGGACCCACTCCCGCCGTCACTGGCCTCAGTCTCGCCGCCGTCTGCTCCGTCGCTGCTGCTGCCCGAGTCGCCGTCACCGCCACTGTCGGACCCGCCGCCCGACGAACAGCCAGCCAGCGCAACTCCAGCTGCGAGACCCAGACCGCGCACGAATGTTCTACGCGTTTCCATGGTAGCTCACGACTGCAACTCGAAGACCAACCTGTATATATGGGGAACCGCACTTTCATTTCGCAGGAAGCGGGGCGAATATGTTCGTCGGTGAATAGTGAACCGAGTATTCTCACAGTGGCTCCGTTAGAATAGCGACTGCCGAACTACCTGATCGGGGCAGTTGGGAGTGATCGATTCGGGTCTCCCCGGCGGACGCCTCACACCGGTTTACTCTGGGATGCGACAACATCTACCCCCGGGCTGTAGTAGCACACGGGGTCATCGTTGGGACGGGCGAACCCGTCGGCCCGCAGTAATGTATCGGTCTCGACGGTCGCCGACGCCGGGTACAGCGTCCAGGTGTCGTGGCTGACATCGGTGTACCGGAGCGACCCGTCCGGTGCCTCGGTGTAGAACCGATAGCGTTCGACCAGAAACTCGGCCAGCGAATCCGCAGTGGCGGTGAACGGGTCGTCCGTCGGCCAGTACGCCGCCTCGTACACGCCGGGACGTGCCCCGGGATGCTGCCGTCGGCTGTCGAATTGTACGCGACCGTCGCGAAGTTGCAGGGAGATGCGGGCGTAGTAGTACGGGAGGTGGTGAAACAGGCGTGCGCCGACGA includes the following:
- a CDS encoding methyl-accepting chemotaxis protein → MAKTASEDGLLPESVDDSGDFWLHTFESLVEDLPEAAFVVDADGDITHWNDTVERMLGLPASKAVGMNAYDVFGTEGQDETLAQEVIRTGEPVRESEFRSAERPDGTMAHARAVAIPLMGPGGNAIGALELLIDFSEIVEQREALQNLQSQMATDVESAVGEIGDSAAAVTEQSDEIKEMAGEQSDNLDEVQSEVSGFSATVEEIASSAEEVSSQSGEARELAEESVETAEETIERVEDATESAEQVASDSTELRGHIEEIDEFVEVINDIADQTNMLALNANIEAARSNSDSDGFAVVADEIKELADESKQHADEVERIVGEVREMADSTAENVEETTGAIQQALTDLETVLDNQQAIVDATSETEQGIGEVAAATDDQAASAEEIASMIDEIAQRAAEVSESIDELAGANETQHRMAQDLEENVERVERRLAEIME
- a CDS encoding YlbF family regulator: MSIETDTAADIDGDHVEALATEFGEAIAELPVYQRFKETKDAVENHDEAQAAIQEFEQIREEFMLARQTGNASQEDLRKVQQKQEELHDIPVMSDYLEAQNELELRLQELNEIVSEELAVDFGQKAGGCCED
- a CDS encoding universal stress protein — encoded protein: MYDHILLASDGTEASTNAESHAIALAAEHGAALHVLYVVDEDVYTAYSGDEYVDESEGPEHGLEETGQETLARIQADAEASGVDVTTTLKHGRPAESIIETADEADVDLLVLGTKRRPAEYRSLLGSITDKVLRLSERPAVVVKTEVEG
- a CDS encoding MBL fold metallo-hydrolase, producing the protein MTVESDWDDWLPRAVESATPDGLAIWYLGCNGFIVKSSGGTTVFIDPYLGIGDPPRTVRMIPVPFNPEDITECDAVLGTHEHTDHVHGPSQVPILAGTGADYYTTDSGHDVIQEEAWLENDSVTDDQLHEVADGDTLEIGDLTIHVEPANDPDAEHPVSYVFEHDSGTFFHGGDARPGEFESVGERYDIDVGVLAFGTVGLIDDKETGEPTRTQWYNDENMIIEAANELQLDTLIPTHWDMWKGMTTEPTVLHNHANSFAYPSALSIVEIGDRYDLD
- a CDS encoding ABC transporter permease, producing the protein MSEDDSSTDPAPDGGVVAVDAPATRLHDGGTEMETATDAADRSALEGLADSSLLTIARREYRLAVRSRWALGVALLFGLFTTAVVQFGASSVGPGRFDAVIATIAELGVYLVPLTALAVGYDAIVGADERGSLELMLALPVTKGRVVVGTAIGRAAVLSGAMLLGFVPGALLTVRYIGLASVGQYAAVALVAVLTACAMLGVAVLISTVARTKTHALGATLAIWLWVALLHDLVALGAVAGFDLGSGAIAVAILLNPVDCFRVLALSQVDVVAGGFGSVLTQAGLTTPMVAAGLVAWVVVPVGVAAKLIQRRRL
- a CDS encoding ABC transporter ATP-binding protein, whose amino-acid sequence is MNVIDVDDVSKAYGDVQALDGLSLSVEQGATLGVFGTNGAGKTTLFKMLAGLNRPDEGSISVAGADPTDGTTVRERVRYLPEHAGFPPSLTGREILSFHARMRSVPRENRDHHVKRILHTVGLADAADRRVGGYSNGMNRRLGLGTALVGEPAVLILDEPTAGLDPNGIRAFHEVVESLASETDVTIVFSSHALGEIQRLCSEAVIIADGQVATAGPVEELRRAAADEVTLALSLASEAAASDVATDFETHEAVSSVSRSGADVTARTTPAEAYDLLTAVGEGYDIDRFEVREPGLEAAFHEAVEADDGGNSGSDSTAAASASETASEDSGGEPA
- the nosD gene encoding nitrous oxide reductase family maturation protein NosD → MSPLSHDFERVFAVGTAVLLVLSVMAVGMASAGETDGTHDDLAFDPDVPDTDSFIAPSADGTATVDGETYDSAQAAVDAADPGDTVTLDGRFNETLVVTTPNVTLSGSGPGSALLHGDGEGDVLAIEAQGVTVSDLWVRNSGYSTATNDAAIFVNASEVTVRDSRVTGMTFGIWLDGVDDADIRNNTIVGREEITQLTKRGNGIQIWKTEDSVIRNNDITTVRDGLYFNWAKDVNATGNTMWDLRYGVHYMYSDDCHLRNNTAFDNDVGYALMVSKHLIIEDNIAVNNSGQSGHGILVKSIDDTDIRGNHLVDNENGLFVYNSVSNRIVGNLIVGNDIGVHIAAGSTDGTVTENSFIRNNRPVLAVMSDQVHWNESVGNYWSRANPTDIDDDGIGDTRYQPAGAVQQVTAEKPAARVFASSPAFDAVRLAESSVPVVKSPGVVDARPLTEPPHENWRSYYERD
- the nosZ gene encoding TAT-dependent nitrous-oxide reductase — encoded protein: MSKNETPRDPNEVLEEYEETLDSVLAEVESPDETAEDDDISLGLPGLSLGRRDFMKAGVAAGAMGSVAGCSALTGGGGSAGSQSTPSGSGASHTVEPGEHDEYYGFWSGGHSGELRVIGIPSMRELTRIPVFNTDCASGYGFTDDTKELLEEGGGYSWGDNHHPNLSETDGDYDGEYLYVNDKANGRIARVNLTYFETDAITDVPNMQAIHGCTVLSPDTKYVLGNGEFRAPLPNDGTDVKNPDNYTSLFVAVDPESMETQWQVKVDGNLDIVDTGKEGRWAISSAYNSEEATDIQGMTKDDRDNVKAFDIPAIEQAVENGNYEEVNGIPVIDGTQGSSLNQGDRPIVKYIPTPKSPHCVEVGPNGDYAFIAGKLSPTVTMLDLNALADSSDPEEVVAGRPRVGLGPLHTTFDGNGHAYTSLFIDSQAVKWDIEAAVEAEEGSEDPIIEKQDVHYNPGHIQALEAMTTDPDGEWLISLNKLSKDRFLPVGPIMPDNDQLIHIGQGEKEMELVADHPAYPEPHDCVFAHKDKIDAKKVYDKSDYDETYITEEDSGVERTGENSVHVKMTTKRSEYGLPDFTVQEGDEVKLSTTNIEGVQDIIHGVAIPEHDINYAVAPQDTREVTFTADDPGVYWIYCTFFCSALHLEMRSRMIVEPAEG